The DNA region ACTTCGACCGGCTGACGTTGCCCGCCGACGATCTGGCCGACCTCCGCCAGTGCAAGGTCGGCGACTGCGAGATCAAGCTGAGCGCGAATGCCCTGACGCGCCTGAGGAACGGGGTGGACTGGTCGCGGCCGACCGCGACCGCCGATGCCGAACGCGGCCTGCGCAAGATCGCCTTCGAGTACGTCACGGGCTATCTGGAAGGGGGCAACGCTCGCCTGGCCGCCTACCGCGACACCGATCGACCGACGTTCGTCGCGCAGGAGTTCGCGACGATGGTGAAGCAGATGCCGTCGCTCACGACGTACCTGCCCGACCTCAAGCGGTACCTGCTGGAGTATCCGGCCTTCACCCTGCCGGACTCGGAGTCGTTCCTGTACTGGCAGGATGCCAAGTTCGGCCTCAAGCCGACCGTGCGCATCAACCATCTCACCATCGCGGAGCGACCGACGCACACGGCGGTCGTCTCGAAGATGCTCTATGCCAGCCACTACTTCTGGACCGCCATCGAGCTGCGGGTGCTCGTCCCCGATCCGGCACGCGGCCAGGGCTTCTGGTTCGCGAACGTCAATCGCAGCCGATCCGACGGCCTCGGCGGCTTCCTGGGATCAATCATCCGGGGCAAGGTGCGAGGCGAGGCGGAGAAGGGCATGCGCGCCGCGCTGGAGACGACCAAGGCCAGGCTGGAAGCGCGCTGATCCACCGGTGTGGCGGCAGCCGGGACGGGGACGTCCCGGCCCCCGGGATCGTCCACGGCATCAGGGCCACCGATATCGCACCCTTGCACACCGCAGGTCGTCTGGGTACGCGCGGAGTCACCCGGGACGAGCCCTGCTCCCCTGCACGAGGGGCAGGCCGCGCCGGCGCCAGCGGGATCACGTGCATCCTGCTGGTGGCGCTTGCGTTGCTGGGGCTGCCGTCGGTGCTCTCCGCGCAGTCGTCCGGGACGCTCGTCGGGCTCGTCACCGACGCCTCGGGTGCGCGCGTGCCCGGCGCCTCGATCGAGGTGTCGGGCGTCGACAGCGGGGTGCGGCGCGAGGCGGCGTCGGCCAGCGACGGCCACTACCGGGTCCTGCTGTTGCCCCCCGGGTTCTACGAGGTCCGCGTTCGCCGCGACGGGTTCAGCACGGTCACGCTCAGGGGCGTGCGTGTGTTCGCGACCGAGACCACGCGTGCCGATGCGACCCTCGTGGTGTCGGCCGTGGCCGACGCCACGGAGGTGACGGCGTCGCGCGTCAACGTCGACACGCGCAGTGCCACGCTCGGCCTGGTCGTCGACGACCCGATGCTGCAGGGGCTGCCCCTGAACGGTCGCAACGTCGTCCAGTTCGGTGCGCTCATGCCCGGCGTGGTGGCCGCCCCCGCGGCGCTCGGCGGGGCCGCAGGCGACGCGACCGTGGGCGGCGGGCTCGGGAGCAATCCGACCGGGTCGCTGGTCGTCAACGGCATGCGCAACCAGTCGAACAACTTCCTGCTCGACGGGGCCAACAACAACGACCCGTTCGCGACCGGGTTCGTCCTGCGCCCGCCGCCCGAGGCGATCCAGGAGTTCCGAATCCTGACGCATGCCTATCCGGCCGAGTACGGACGCAACGCCGGCTCGATCGTCAACGTCGTCACGCGCGCCGGCACGAACCGGTGGCAGGGACAGGCCTGGACATTCTGGCGCGACGAGGCGTGGCAGGCCCGCAACCTGTTCGCGCCGCGCGACGCAGAGAAGCCCCTGCTCGACCAGCGACAGTCCGGCGCGACGATCGGCGGCCCTCTCCGGCGCGACACGCTGCTCGCCTTCGGCTACTACGAGCACTACCGCCAGCGGGCCGGCACCACCGCCGTGCTCGTGGTGCCGACCGCCGCCCAGCGCACCGGCGACTTCTCGGGACGCGCGGCCATCCGCGATCCGCGCACGGGAGAGCCGTTCGCCGGCAACCGCATCCCTCAGGAGCGCCTCGACCCGATCGCGCTGGACCTGCTGCGGACGTTCGTGCCGCTGCCGAACACCGGCGCCGACCGGTTCGTGTCGTCGCCGGTGGTGCGCGACGACCGCCACCACGCGGGCGTGCGCCTCGATTGGCGCCCGGGTCCGCGCCACGGCCTGATGGCACGCCACTTCTGGAGCGACACCGAGCGGATCACGCCGCCGACAATCCAGCCGTCGGCGCAGGTGGCCAGAGCCACGCTTCGCGACACGCTGGTCTCGCACACCTACATCGCGGGCGATCGGGCGGTGAACGTCGCCCGATTCTCCGTCAACGGCGTGGACGCGAGTCCCGCCGTGACCAGTGGCCGCCGCAACGAGGAGTTCGGCATCGACCTGCCCCACACCAACCCGGCGGCCGTCGGGCTGGCGTCGATCCTGATCGAAGGCTACTTCGCGCCGCTGCCGGTCACGCTCGGCGACCTGCAGCAGCCGTTCGTCGCCCGACGGTCCACCGTGTGGCAGGCCGCCAACGACCTGGCGTGGCAGCGGGGCGCCCACTCGGTGAAGCTGGGCGGCGAGGTCCGTCGCGACCGCATCACGACGGTGGTCGGCAACCGCGCCAACGGCGACCTCACGTTCTCGGGCGTGCTGTCGGGCGAGGCGATGGCCGACTTCCTGCTCGGCCTGCCGTCGCAGGTGCGCGTGTCGCCCGGTCAGCAACCCCTCGACGGCCATGGGTGGTCGATTGGCGCCTACCTGCAGGACCAATGGCGCGTCGCCTCCCGTGTCACGCTCGACCTCGGCCTCCGTTACGAGCTCGCCATCCCGTTCGTCGATGCCAACGACGCGATCGCGCGGATCGACATGCGCGCGCAGTCGGTGCGCTATCCCGATGCGCCGCGGGGGCTCGTCTTTCCCGGGGACCCCGGCGTACCGCGTGGGCTCGTCCCCACCGACACCGACAACCTGGCGCCGCGTCTCGGCCTCGCGTGGGACCTGCGCGGCGACGGGCGCGTTGCCCTGCGCGCCGGCTGGGGCCGCTTTCACGATGCCATTCCCGGCGCCGGCGACTTCTACCAGAGCGGCTACCTGTCGGCGCCGTTCCGAACGCTGGTGCAACTGAACACGCCAACACCGATCACGCTGGCGCGCCCCCTTGCCTCGCTCCCCGCGCAGCCCACACGGTTCCCGCCCGGGCTCATCGCGATCGGCTGGGGCGACGACTACCAGACCCCGTACGCCGACCACGCGAACGCGGGGCTGCAGGTCCAGATCGGAAGACATGCCGCCCTCGAGGTCGGCTACGTCGGCACGCGGGCGTACCGGCTGCCGATGTTCATCGAGATCAACCCTGGCGTGGCGGCGCCGGGGCAGACCACGCGCGGGGCCCGTGTCTACCCGGCGTACTCGCTCGTGCGGCCGACCTACTCGGTGGGGCGCGCGTGGTACGACGCGCTGCAGGCCAGCGCGCGCGTCCGATCGTGGCGGGGGCTCGACCTGCTCGCGGCCTACACCTGGAGCCATGCCATCGATCACGTCTCGGGCCTGACGATCGGCCTCGAGGCCCAGCCACTGCTGCCGGCCGTGCCGGGTGATGCCCGAAGCGTCGCCGACGTCCTGGCGCGCGAGAAGGGCGACGCGCTGTACGACGTGCGCCATCGCGGCGTGGTCAGCGTCGTCTACCGGGTTCCGGCTCCCCGTGTCGGGCACCGCCTCCTGGGCGCCGTGTTGCG from Luteitalea sp. TBR-22 includes:
- a CDS encoding TonB-dependent receptor, with translation MALALLGLPSVLSAQSSGTLVGLVTDASGARVPGASIEVSGVDSGVRREAASASDGHYRVLLLPPGFYEVRVRRDGFSTVTLRGVRVFATETTRADATLVVSAVADATEVTASRVNVDTRSATLGLVVDDPMLQGLPLNGRNVVQFGALMPGVVAAPAALGGAAGDATVGGGLGSNPTGSLVVNGMRNQSNNFLLDGANNNDPFATGFVLRPPPEAIQEFRILTHAYPAEYGRNAGSIVNVVTRAGTNRWQGQAWTFWRDEAWQARNLFAPRDAEKPLLDQRQSGATIGGPLRRDTLLAFGYYEHYRQRAGTTAVLVVPTAAQRTGDFSGRAAIRDPRTGEPFAGNRIPQERLDPIALDLLRTFVPLPNTGADRFVSSPVVRDDRHHAGVRLDWRPGPRHGLMARHFWSDTERITPPTIQPSAQVARATLRDTLVSHTYIAGDRAVNVARFSVNGVDASPAVTSGRRNEEFGIDLPHTNPAAVGLASILIEGYFAPLPVTLGDLQQPFVARRSTVWQAANDLAWQRGAHSVKLGGEVRRDRITTVVGNRANGDLTFSGVLSGEAMADFLLGLPSQVRVSPGQQPLDGHGWSIGAYLQDQWRVASRVTLDLGLRYELAIPFVDANDAIARIDMRAQSVRYPDAPRGLVFPGDPGVPRGLVPTDTDNLAPRLGLAWDLRGDGRVALRAGWGRFHDAIPGAGDFYQSGYLSAPFRTLVQLNTPTPITLARPLASLPAQPTRFPPGLIAIGWGDDYQTPYADHANAGLQVQIGRHAALEVGYVGTRAYRLPMFIEINPGVAAPGQTTRGARVYPAYSLVRPTYSVGRAWYDALQASARVRSWRGLDLLAAYTWSHAIDHVSGLTIGLEAQPLLPAVPGDARSVADVLAREKGDALYDVRHRGVVSVVYRVPAPRVGHRLLGAVLRDWQVTGIVQAQTGFPLTVGDLTPDIRYLMPRPDLQCDPNQGPRTVQRWFRTECFVRRSLAETAERPGNQGRNVVRGPGFARTDLAVSRDVPLGSTRIQLRLEAFNVFNQARLAQPGRFIGTPAFGAITATADDNRLLQLAVKYAF